One Burkholderia gladioli genomic window, CGCCGTAGGGAATCAGTTTCTTCGCGACCGGCGCCGCGCCGCCCGCGCTGCGCTGCTCGTCCAGTTTGTCCGACTTGACGCTCATGACTTGCTTCCTCCAGTGATTGACGGGACTTGCCGCTGTTTGAATTCTGAACTCTGTATACAGAGCGTAGTATTCCGAATCCGCGATGTCTCTATGGGTAAACACGGAGCAGGTCGAATCGCAGCTTGTGAAAGGCGGATGAAAAGCGACGGATCCCGGTGGCCCGGGCCGGTCTTGACGGCGGATTGGATGTACCTACAATCCTTGAATCGCGATCGCAGCAGGCCCCGGAATCCGCCATGCCCTCCCCGAACGGCAACCGCCCCAACCAGGCCAGGCTCTGGCGCGAGCCCGGTTTCGCCGACGCGGAACTGCTCAGCGCCAGCTACCGCACCCACCGCTTCCCGCGCCACGCGCACGACGCGTTCGCGATCGGCGTGATCGAGCGCGGCGCGCAGGCCTTCCTCGATGGACGCGGCCGGCGCGCGATCATGCCGGCCGGCAGGCTGTGCGTGATCAATCCGGGGCAGCTTCACGAAGGGCGGCCGGCCGGCGAGGATGGCTGGGACTACCGCATGGCCTATATCCCGAGCCAGGCCCTGCTCGAGCTGCTGCGGCGGGCCGACGAAGGCTTTCGCGGCGAACTGCATTTCCCCGAGCTGGTGATCGACGACGCGCCTACGCTGCGCCTGTTCCTCGAAGCGCATCGCTGCTCCGAATCGTCCGACGCGAGCCGGCTGGAAAAGACCTCACGCCTGAACGCCGCCGTGTTCCAGCTGATCGGCCGGCACGCCAGCCTGGCGCCGACGCCGCCCGCGGCGGCCCTGCCCGGCGCCGTGAAGCGCGCCCGCGACTACCTCGATGCCCACCTGGCCGAGAACCCCACGCTCGACACGCTGGCCGGGGCCGCCGGCATGAGCCCATATCACCTGCTGCGCGAATTCCGCAAGGCGATCGGCGTGGCGCCGCATGCCTGGCTGGTGCAGCGCCGCGTCGAGCGCGCGCGTCACCTGCTGCTGCGCGGCCTGCCGTTGCGGCAGGTGGCGATCGAGGTCGGCTATTGCGACCAGGGCCACCTGAGCCGAGAATTCCGCCGCTTCTTCGGCGTGCCGCCCGGCCTCGCTCGCCGCTGAAATCCGCAAGATTGTCCAAAGCGGCCGGCATCGCGCCGGCCATGCTGCGCCTTTCGAACCATCGGCCCGAGGAGGTCCACCATGATCGATCTGCGCAGCGATACCTGCAGCCGCCCCACGTCCGCCATGCGCGAGGCGATCGCCTCGGCCGAGGTGGGCGACGACGTCTATGGCGACGACCCGAGCGTCAAGGCGCTGGAGCGCGAAGTCGCCGAATTGCTCGGCAAGGAGGATGCCGTCTACATGGTGACCGGCACCATGACCAACCAGGTCGGCATCCGCGCGCATACCGAGCCCGGCGACGCGGTGCTGTTCGACCAGCAGGCGCATGTCTACATCCTCGAAGGCGGCGCCCCGGCCGCGATCTCGGGCGTGCTGCCGCGCCTGCTGCCCGGCCAACGCGGCATCTTCACGCCGGAGGACGTGGCAAACGTGCTCGGCGTGTCGCATCGCTTCTTCCCGGCCACCATTCCGGCGCCGCCGAAGCTGCTGTGCCTGGAGAACACGCACAACCTCGGCGGCGGCAAGGTCTGGCCGCTCGACTCGCTGAAGGCCGTCTGCGAGCTGGCGCGCTCGCGCGGCCTCGCGCTGCACCTGGACGGCGCCCGGCTCTGGCACGCGACGGCCGCCACCGGCATTGCGGAAAGCGAATACGCGAGGCACTTCGATTCGGTCAGCGTGTGTTTCTCGAAGGGATTGGGCGCGCCGGTCGGTTCGGCGCTGGCCGGCTCGCGCGAGTTCATCGCGCGGGCGCGCCGCTTCAAGCAGCAGATCGGCGGAGGCTTCCGGCAGGCCGGCATGATCGCGGCCGGCGCGCTGCATGCGCTGCGCCATCATCGCGAGCGGCTGGGCGAGGATCACGAACATGCGCGGCTGCTGGCCGAAGGCATCGCCAGCCTGCCCGGCATCGCGCTCGATCCCGCCACGGTGGAAACCAATATCGTGCGCTTCGGCGTCAGCTCGCTGCCGGCCGGGCGCTTCGTCGACGAACTGCATGCGCGCGGTCTGCATGTGCTGCCGTCCGGCACCGACGGCGTGCGCGCGATTCCCTACCTGAACATCACCCGCCGGCAGATCCAGGAAGCGATCGGCATCATCGCCTCGGTGGCCGAGGCCCACGCGGGCAGCGCCGGCACGATGGGCGGCCGAGCCGTGCAGGCGGGTGGCGCAGGGTACTGAGAAGAAGGGGAATCGATCGAGCCGCCGTCCGCTTCAGCGGCGCATCCCGAGCTGCTGCAATTCCTCGTCGCTGAACAGCCGCGAACGCGTCAGGAAGCGCATGCCGGTCGGTTGCTCCAGCGAGAACATGCCGCCGTTGCCGGGAATCACGTCGACGATCAGTTGCGTGTGCTTCCAGGATTCGTACTGGCTGTCGCTCATGTAGAAGGACATGCCCTCGATCGACCCGAGGCAGACGTCGGAGCCGCCTATGATCAGTTCGCCATCCTGAAGGCACATCGGCGCGCTGCCGTCGCAGCAGCCGCCCGACTGGTGGAACATCAGCTTGCCGTGCTTCTCGCTGAGCGTCTGGATCAGCTTGCGGGCCGCGTCGGTGGCAACGACGCGTTGCGGCAGTTCGGACATGGCGATCTCCTCCGGTGGACACGGCGCCGCGAGAGGCGGCTCCGATGCGGGTTCACTGGCCGATGCCGACGAGATAGGCGCGATCCTCGTCGGGCATGGCCTGCAGCCAGTTCGCCTCCTCGCCGGGCTCGGGCAGTACCCTGCCGTACTCGACCATCTGCGAAGGCGGCACATCGGCAATGTACACCCAGACGGCGCGCGGCTCGGCCTGCGCGGCGCGCGTCACGAGCTCGACGATCGCGTCGAGCAGGCGCCGCTTCTGCTCGGCGTTGCGGCCCGCACGGATCTGCCCGTTCACGTGGATCTGGTCCGACTTCAAGGGACGGCCGCCGAGGAAGTGATCGCCCTCGGCGATCGGCACGAAGATCACCTGCGCGAAAAAGCCCTGCGCGCCGGTGGCCCGGCTGTGCGCCTCGGTGATGCCGGCCGCGATCCGCGCCTTCTGCTGCGCGTCGAGGCGGCCTGCCGCCGCCGATACGACATAGGTTGGCATGACGTACTCCCGATTTCCCGATAGATGGATGTAGCTGCATCTTTCTAGCCATATGATCAGATCGATGCCGATTGGTTGTAGCTACATCTCATGTTACGGTCCGCCGCGCCGGACAGACAGGCGGGGTTAACCCGCCATCCTCGCGCGCGCCTACTTCGCGTCGCTGGCGGCCTGCTGCAGGGATTCGAGCGCCTGCAGCAGGCGCTTGTTGGCGGGGCCCTTCATGAACTTGCGCACCTCGTCCTCGACCTTGTCCTGCGCCTCGCGCCAGTAAGGCTCGGCGCCGCGCAGCTTGGCGATGCCGCGCTTGCTGAGCCGGGCAACCTTGAAGCGCGCGTCCTCGTCGGCCGAGGTATCGACCCAGCCGGCCTCGATCAGGATCTTCAGGTTGCGGGAGATGGTGGTCTTGTCGAGCGCGGCCTCGGCGGCGATCTCGGTGTAGGTGGCCGCACCGAGCCGCTCCAGCGCGCGCAGCAGGGAGAATTGCGTGATCTTGAGGCCGGCGGGACGCAGCGCGTCGTCGTAGACGCTGGTCAGCGCATTGGCCGAGCGCCGGAATTGCGTGCAGTAGCAGTCGGTGAACATGGTCGGCGGGCGCGGCAATCGAGTGATGTGATTGCGGCCGACACTACACGCGAAGAAAACGCGTGTCAAAAACGGGCAGCGCAGCCGGCGCGGCGGCCCACCAAAAGGCGGGGCCGGTACCGGGCCCCGCCGCTTCACCATGCGCCGGCCCGGCGCCTTACAGCGTCTCGAGCGCCAGCGCGATGCCCTGCCCGCCGCCGATGCAGAGCGTGACCACGCCGCGCCGCTGGCCGCGCCGGCGCATCGCGTGGATCAGCCGCGTGGCGAGGATCGCGCCAGTCGCGCCGATCGGGTGTCCATGAGCCACCGCGCCGCCCTCGCTGTTGACGATGTCCTCGGCCAGGCCCAGCGCGCGCAGCGCCACGATCGGCACCGCCGCGAAGGCCTCGTTGATCTCGATCGCCTCGATGTCGCCGATGCTCCAGCCCGCGCGCGACAGCGCCTGGCGCACCGCCGGCACCGGCCCGTAGCCGAACTGGCCCGGCTCGACGCCGGCCACGCCCCAGGCCACCAGCCGGGCGAGCGGCTCGATGCCCTGCTTCTCGGCGAAGGCGCGATCGGCCACCAGCATCGCCGCGGCGCCGGTGTTCAGGCCCGGCGCGTTGCCGGCCGTGATGGTGCCGTCCTTGCGGAAGGCCGGGCGAAGCTGGGCGAGCTTCTCCTGGGTGGTATCCGGGCGGTTGTGCTCGTCCTGCACGAATTCGATCTGCTGCTTGCCGGCCTTGACGTCCAGCGGCACGATCTCGGCCGCGAAATGGCCTGCGCGCTGCGCCTCGGCGAAACGCTGCTGCGAGCGCGCCGCCCAGCGGTCCTGGTCCTCGCGCGTCACGTGGTGCTCGGCGACCAGGTCCTCGGTATGCCAGCCCGAATGCTCGCCCGAGAAGGCGTCGAGCAGGCCGTCGAGCAGCACGCTGTCCTGCATGGTCGCGTCGCCCATCCGGTAGCCGCGGCGCGCGCCGGCCAGCAGATAGGGCGCGCGGTCCATGTTCTCCATGCCGCCGGCGATCGCGGCCTCGGCGGTGCCCAGCAGCACCTCCTGCGCGGCCGAGACGATCGCCTGGGCGCCCGAGCCGCAGACGCGGTTGACCGTCAGCGCCGGCACCGCCACCGGCACGCCGCCGTTGACCGAGGCCTGGCGCGCCGGGTTCATGCGATTGCCGGCCTGCACCACGTTGCCGAGCACCACGCTGCCCAGTTTCGAAGGATCGACGCCGGTCTGCGCCAGCACCGCCTTGATCACGTGGGCGCCGAGATCGGTGGCGGGAATGTCCTTGAGGGTGCCGTTGAAGGTGCCGATGGCGGTGCGCAGCGGCGCGGCCAGGATGATTTCACGGTTGAGGGTCACGATTGCATGCCTCCTGCTTGGGCCGGCGGCGCCGGCTGACTCGGTTTCAGGGAACACCACATTCAGTATCGTTATTGTAGTGATTTCCCTGTATCGCTGCCGTGGTGAGCCGAGAGACGGGTGGCGAACGGGGACGGACCCGGCTGGCGCGGCCGGGCTCGGGCAATCGGGCGGGGGCAGGACGGCGGCACGAAAGAGATGCCGCGCCGGAAGGAACAGGAAAGCCAAGCGCCGGGCCGGGTCGCCTGGCAGGGCGGGAAACGGGGCGGTGAACGCCAGGAAGCTGGCTAATGCGGAGGTGGCTGCGCCATGCGGAGGCGGCTGCGCCGCTCAGTTCGCCTCGTCGAGTTCGGCGAGCGTCTTCAGGCGCTTGAGCGTGGTCTCGGACGCATGGCGTCCCGGCACGAAGGCATGCGTCTCGCGGCTCAGCACCTTGCCGGTATGACGGTCGATCAGCACCGGATCGACGGCCTTGCCGGTTTCGCGATCGACGAAATCGACGCCCCAGGGATGGCCCTTGACGTGGCGGCGCCCCCAGGCGAACAAGGTGATCAGCACCGGCGCGAGCCCGCGCCCCTTGGCCGTCACGCGATACTCGTCGCGGCTCGATTCGGGCGTGCTGCGCACGCGCTCGAGCAGGCCGCCCTCCACCAGATCGGACAGGCGCTTGGACAGCATGGTGGGCGAGATCTCGAGGCTCTCGCGAAACTGCTCGAAGCGCGTCGAGCCCTGCATCGCGTCGCGCAGGATCAGCAGGCTCCACCATTCGCCGACCTGCTCCAGCGCCAGCGCCACCGCGCAATCCATTCCGGCCAAGCTCTTCCGTTTCATCGCTGTTCCTGCTTCCCGCCCTGGTTCGTGCGGAAAGTATAGAAGATCCGCCCGCCCGCGCCACCGACAAGCTGCCTCGGCGGCACGGGTATCATCGATGGCTCCCCGAACCGATCGGAGCCGACATGCCCTATCTCTCTTGCCTTGCCCGCCTTCGCCCCGGCACGCTGCGCGCGGCCGGCCTCGCGCTGATGCCGCTGTTGATCGCCCTGCCCCTGGCCGCCCAGGCCGCCAGCTTCGATTGCAAGCAAGCCAGGCAGGCCGACGAGCGCGCGATCTGCGCCTCGCGCGCGCTCAGCGAGCAGGATGTGGAGATGTCGGTGCGCTACGAGATGCTGATGGGGCTGGTGGCGATGGGCACCCGCGGCGACATGGGCGAGGCGCAGCAGCAGTGGCTCAAGCGCCGCGCGCGTTGCGGCGCTTCGCAGTCCTGCCTGGCCACCGCCTATCGCGAGCGGATCGACGCGCTCAAGCAGCAGTATCGGCAATTGCAGAGCCGCGGGCCGTTCTGAGCAGGCGCGGCCGCCCGCCGGCTGCTCGTGCAAACGCAGGCGGCCTCGCCGCAAGGGCGAGGCCGCAGGAAAAACGATCGGGGCGGCGCGCCGCCCGGCGCTCACCGCGCCTCGGGCTCGCCCGCCTGCCGGCGCAGCCGCCAGGCCTGGCGCGGCAGCACGATATAGATCGCGCCGATCATGTTCAGCACCAGGAACACCAACTGTCCCACGGCCATCACCACCGACGCCTTGCCGACCACGGCCTGCAGCAGGTAGGACAGCACGTTGACCGCCATCGACACCACGATGGTCCAGCCCCAGGTGGTGAGACCGAGCATCGCCGCCTGGCCGAAGCTGTAGTCGGGCGGCACGCTGAGCTGGTGCCTGGCGAAGGCGCGTCGCGTCATGTAGCCGATGATCGGGATGCACAGCAGGCTCACCACCAGCAGGACGCCCCCGCCGACGAGCACCAGCGCGCCCATCGAGTTGACCAGCGACGACAGCCAGTTCGCCTCGCCATGCTCGGCGCGCACGATGGAATAGAGCACGAAGCCGCCGGCGACCAGCCAGATCGGCAGCGTGGCCAGCGTCTGGCGCCAGATGCAGGACCACCACAGCGACAGGCGGCGGCCGAAGGACATCTCGGGAATCATGGTGAACATGGTGGCCTCTCTCTTTCGTTCTGCTTGGATTCGGACAGCCGATGCAAGGTCTTGCTCGACACGCGCATGCCCCTGCGCGAAGCCCCGCGACACACGCCTCTGGTGCGCGCGCCGCGGGGCCCGGGTACCGCGAGGCGCGGCGGCCGATGCACCGGCCGCCGCGCCCGTCGCCAGCCAATTTGCCAGCTAATTCGCCAGCTTACTTGCCGGCCTTCTCGTCCTGCTTGATCTGCGGCAGGGCCGACGCCTCGCCCGGCGTCAGCAGCCCGACCTGCGAGTACACGCGCAGCTTGTCGCGCGTATCGGTGATGTCGAGGTTGCGCATCGTCAGCTGGCCGATCCGGTCGCGCGGCGAGAAGGTCGAGGCGACCTTCTCCATCGACAGGCGCTCCGGCGCGTAGGTCAGGTTCGGCGAGATCGTGCTGAGGATCGAATAATCGTTGCCGCGACGCAGCTCGATCTTCACCTCGCCGGTGATCGCGCGCGCCACCCAGCGCTGGGCCGTCTCGCGCAGCATGATGGCCTGCGGATCGAACCAGCGGCCCTGGTACAGCAGGCGACCGAGGCGGCGGCCGCTCTCGCGGTACTGCTCGATGGTGTCCTCGTTGTGGATGCCGGTGACCAGGCGCTCGTAGGCGATGTAGAGCAGCGCCAGGCCCGGGGCTTCGTAGATGCCGCGGCTCTTGGCCTCGATGATGCGGTTCTCGATCTGGTCGCTCATGCCCAGGCCGTGGCGGCCGCCGATGCGGTTGGCTTCCAGCAGCAGCTCGACCTGGTCGGCGTATTCCACGCCGTTCAGCGCGACCGGGCGGCCTTCCTCGAAGCGCACCGTCACTTCCTCGGCGGCGATCTTCACGTCGTCGCGCCAGAACGCCACGCCCATGATCGGGTTGACGATCTTGATGCCCGATTCCAGGCTTTCCAGGTCCTTGGCCTCGTGGGTGGCGCCCAGCAGGTTCGAATCGGTCGAATAGGCCTTCTCGGCCGACATCTTGTAGCCGAAGCCGGCCTTGTTCATGAACTCCGACATCTCGGCGCGGCCGCCCAGCTCGTCGATGAACTGCTGGTCCAGCCAGGGCTTGTAGATCTTCAGGTCCGGGTTGACCAGCAGGCCGTAGCGGTAGAAGCGCTCGATGTCGTTGCCCTTGTAGGTGCTGCCGTCGCCCCAGATGTTGACGCCGTCTTCCTTCATGGCGGCCACCAGCATGGTGCCGGTCACGGCGCGGCCAATCGGGGTCGTATTGAAATACGTGACGCCGGCCGTCGAGATATGGAAGGCGCCCGATTGCAGGGCGGCGATCCCCTCGGCCACCAGTTGCGCGCGGCAATCGATCAGGCGGGCGTTCTCGGCGCCGTATTCGCGGGCGCGTTGCGGGATCGCGTCGTAGTCGGCCTCGTCGGGCTGGCCGAGGTTCGCGGTGTAGGCGTAAGGCACGGCGCCCTTGATCCGCATCCAGTGCAGCGCGGCGCTGGTATCGAGACCGCCGGAGAAGGCGATGCCGACCTTCTGGCCGGTCGGGAGACTTTCAAGAATC contains:
- a CDS encoding thiolase family protein, which encodes MTLNREIILAAPLRTAIGTFNGTLKDIPATDLGAHVIKAVLAQTGVDPSKLGSVVLGNVVQAGNRMNPARQASVNGGVPVAVPALTVNRVCGSGAQAIVSAAQEVLLGTAEAAIAGGMENMDRAPYLLAGARRGYRMGDATMQDSVLLDGLLDAFSGEHSGWHTEDLVAEHHVTREDQDRWAARSQQRFAEAQRAGHFAAEIVPLDVKAGKQQIEFVQDEHNRPDTTQEKLAQLRPAFRKDGTITAGNAPGLNTGAAAMLVADRAFAEKQGIEPLARLVAWGVAGVEPGQFGYGPVPAVRQALSRAGWSIGDIEAIEINEAFAAVPIVALRALGLAEDIVNSEGGAVAHGHPIGATGAILATRLIHAMRRRGQRRGVVTLCIGGGQGIALALETL
- a CDS encoding lysozyme inhibitor LprI family protein; its protein translation is MPYLSCLARLRPGTLRAAGLALMPLLIALPLAAQAASFDCKQARQADERAICASRALSEQDVEMSVRYEMLMGLVAMGTRGDMGEAQQQWLKRRARCGASQSCLATAYRERIDALKQQYRQLQSRGPF
- a CDS encoding threonine aldolase family protein, whose amino-acid sequence is MIDLRSDTCSRPTSAMREAIASAEVGDDVYGDDPSVKALEREVAELLGKEDAVYMVTGTMTNQVGIRAHTEPGDAVLFDQQAHVYILEGGAPAAISGVLPRLLPGQRGIFTPEDVANVLGVSHRFFPATIPAPPKLLCLENTHNLGGGKVWPLDSLKAVCELARSRGLALHLDGARLWHATAATGIAESEYARHFDSVSVCFSKGLGAPVGSALAGSREFIARARRFKQQIGGGFRQAGMIAAGALHALRHHRERLGEDHEHARLLAEGIASLPGIALDPATVETNIVRFGVSSLPAGRFVDELHARGLHVLPSGTDGVRAIPYLNITRRQIQEAIGIIASVAEAHAGSAGTMGGRAVQAGGAGY
- a CDS encoding AraC family transcriptional regulator, which produces MPSPNGNRPNQARLWREPGFADAELLSASYRTHRFPRHAHDAFAIGVIERGAQAFLDGRGRRAIMPAGRLCVINPGQLHEGRPAGEDGWDYRMAYIPSQALLELLRRADEGFRGELHFPELVIDDAPTLRLFLEAHRCSESSDASRLEKTSRLNAAVFQLIGRHASLAPTPPAAALPGAVKRARDYLDAHLAENPTLDTLAGAAGMSPYHLLREFRKAIGVAPHAWLVQRRVERARHLLLRGLPLRQVAIEVGYCDQGHLSREFRRFFGVPPGLARR
- a CDS encoding winged helix-turn-helix transcriptional regulator translates to MKRKSLAGMDCAVALALEQVGEWWSLLILRDAMQGSTRFEQFRESLEISPTMLSKRLSDLVEGGLLERVRSTPESSRDEYRVTAKGRGLAPVLITLFAWGRRHVKGHPWGVDFVDRETGKAVDPVLIDRHTGKVLSRETHAFVPGRHASETTLKRLKTLAELDEAN
- a CDS encoding MarR family winged helix-turn-helix transcriptional regulator produces the protein MFTDCYCTQFRRSANALTSVYDDALRPAGLKITQFSLLRALERLGAATYTEIAAEAALDKTTISRNLKILIEAGWVDTSADEDARFKVARLSKRGIAKLRGAEPYWREAQDKVEDEVRKFMKGPANKRLLQALESLQQAASDAK
- a CDS encoding tautomerase family protein, producing MPTYVVSAAAGRLDAQQKARIAAGITEAHSRATGAQGFFAQVIFVPIAEGDHFLGGRPLKSDQIHVNGQIRAGRNAEQKRRLLDAIVELVTRAAQAEPRAVWVYIADVPPSQMVEYGRVLPEPGEEANWLQAMPDEDRAYLVGIGQ
- a CDS encoding DUF779 domain-containing protein; the protein is MSELPQRVVATDAARKLIQTLSEKHGKLMFHQSGGCCDGSAPMCLQDGELIIGGSDVCLGSIEGMSFYMSDSQYESWKHTQLIVDVIPGNGGMFSLEQPTGMRFLTRSRLFSDEELQQLGMRR
- the argG gene encoding argininosuccinate synthase, producing MTTILESLPTGQKVGIAFSGGLDTSAALHWMRIKGAVPYAYTANLGQPDEADYDAIPQRAREYGAENARLIDCRAQLVAEGIAALQSGAFHISTAGVTYFNTTPIGRAVTGTMLVAAMKEDGVNIWGDGSTYKGNDIERFYRYGLLVNPDLKIYKPWLDQQFIDELGGRAEMSEFMNKAGFGYKMSAEKAYSTDSNLLGATHEAKDLESLESGIKIVNPIMGVAFWRDDVKIAAEEVTVRFEEGRPVALNGVEYADQVELLLEANRIGGRHGLGMSDQIENRIIEAKSRGIYEAPGLALLYIAYERLVTGIHNEDTIEQYRESGRRLGRLLYQGRWFDPQAIMLRETAQRWVARAITGEVKIELRRGNDYSILSTISPNLTYAPERLSMEKVASTFSPRDRIGQLTMRNLDITDTRDKLRVYSQVGLLTPGEASALPQIKQDEKAGK